A single Chaetodon trifascialis isolate fChaTrf1 chromosome 18, fChaTrf1.hap1, whole genome shotgun sequence DNA region contains:
- the mastl gene encoding serine/threonine-protein kinase greatwall encodes MDADEKHDSSIKEVSVAIPKPPSIEDFIVLKPISRGAFGKVYLARKKCNVRLYAIKVMKKANMVDKNMTGQMKAERDALALSKSPFVVHLFYSLQTATKIYLVMEYLIGGDVKSLLHMYGYFDQDMSIKYISEVALALDYLHRHGIIHRDLKPDNMLISNEGHIKLTDFGLSKVKLDRELSLMDILTTPSLAKPKKGYFRTPGQVLSLISSLGFNTPAGEGKRHHSASAVSSPMSCGKIKQKNNSLGSPLMKIKDHLSSPTCYPWKTGPNNIAFSPHNLAKNLTPTLLKTRRRFETMSAGSTTTDTEGGVSPLWECEEKENEHTNKQKGRGRSESRGPEQDCAPTTAGTFGFSAKSPGSLCVESHPEDVEEEKPPANKPESVSTARRGFCPSASSGKRTFSDIERSPEPLEIQAKKSNAHYTRCYEVPEESAGFRTGLTGTFSTIQISDFAASTKGIGSAEDRVPKRSSPIAVAKSLFCELEEPAEDVFEDGAKDLSRTSFTSPLAGNSDICRSLSLDSEGSMHETSPTVCSPASFKPKKSSEHRDSASSEEQEENKDSSITEKPTLANFGHKAESQCSFLNQLPDLACSVAPPPLFPKLRNVVAFRSYCSSINRSNVSGVSRLSIGSIEAMELSATAANHSASGTMTPVQKRPSSSSSLYQTPQPMSTSHTPFRTPKSVRRGALPVEGAPILGTPDYLAPELLLGKPHDVMVDWWALGVCLFEFLTGVPPFNDETPQLVFQNILNRDIPWPEEEEELSVNSRNAIEILLTMDMTKRAGLKELKCHPLFEGLDWDNLQNQPMPFIPQPEDETDTSYFEARNNAQHIAVSGFSL; translated from the exons ATGGATGCAGATGAAAAGCACGATTCCAGTATAAAGGAAGTATCGGTGGCTATTCCTAAACCGCCTTCAATCGAGGATTTCATCGTATTGAAGCCCATCAGCCGCGGTGCTTTTGGCAAGGTCTACCTTGCACGGAAGAAGTGCAATGTGCGATTATATGCCATTAAG GTGATGAAGAAAGCGAACATGGTTGATAAAAATATGACGGGCCAGATGAAGGCGGAGAGAGATGCGCTTGCTTTGAGCAAAAGCCCCTTCGTGGTTCACCTGTTTTACTCCCTTCAGACAGCCACCAAGATCTATCTG GTGATGGAATACCTGATTGGTGGAGATGTCAAATCTCTGCTTCACATGTACGGATATTTCGACCAGGATATGTCtattaaatacatttcagagGTTGCGCTGGCTTTGGACTACCTGCATCGTCATGGTATAATCCACAG GGACTTGAAACCAGACAACATGCTTATATCCAACGAAGGACACATCAAACTAACAGACTTCGGTCTTTCTAAAGTGAAGCTTGACAGAG AGCTGAGTCTTATGGATATCCTCACGACGCCATCCTTGGCTAAACCGAAAAAAGGTTACTTCCGCACCCCGGGTCAAGTCCTCTCCTTAATCAGCTCCCTTGGATTT aatacaCCTGCAGGGGAGGGCAAGCGTCACCACAGTGCGTCTGCTGTGTCCAGTCCCATGTCCTGtggcaaaataaaacagaagaataACTCTCTTGGTTCTCCCTTGATGAAGATAAAAGATCATCTGTCCTCTCCCACTTGCTACCCTTGGAAAACGG GACCGAACAACATTGCGTTCAGTCCTCACAACCTGGCGAAAAATCTGACTCCCACTCTGCTGAAGACCAGGAGGAGGTTCGAGACGATGAGTGCAGGCAGCACCACCACCGACACTGAGGGCGGCGTCAGTCCACTGTGGGAGTGTGAGGAG aaagaaaatgaacataCTAATAAACAGAAGGGGAGAGGCCGTTCTGAGTCCAGAGGGCCCGAACAGGACTGTGCGCCCACAACAGCCGGCACCTTTGGCTTCTCTGCGAAGTCCCCCggcagtctgtgtgtggagTCACATCCAGAAgatgtagaagaagaaaagcctCCAGCCAACAAACCGGAGTCTGTTTCCACAGCTCGCCGTGGTTTTTGTCCTTCAGCCTCATCTGGAAAGAGAACGTTTTCGGATATTGAGAGGAGCCCCGAGCCCTTAGAGATCCAAGCGAAGAAGAGTAACGCACACTACACGAGATGCTATGAGGTTCCAGAAGAGAGCGCGGGTTTCCGCACTGGCCTGACTGGAACATTTTCCACCATCCAAATAAGTGACTTTGCGGCCTCCACAAAGGGGATCGGGTCAGCCGAAGACCGGGTCCCAAAGCGCTCCAGTCCCATTGCTGTGGCCAAAAGTCTGTTTTGTGAACTGGAAGAGCCAGCAGAGGACGTGTTTGAAGACGGAGCCAAAGACTTGTCACGAACGAGTTTCACCTCACCGCTCGCTGGGAACAGTGACATCTGCAGGAGCTTGAGCCTCGACTCTGAAGGGTCCATGCACGAAACGTCTCCCACTGTTTGCAGCCCTGCGTCATTCAAGCCAAAAAAGAGCTCTGAACACAGAGATTCAGCATCatctgaggagcaggaggaaaacaaagactCATCCATCACTGAAAAACCCACACTTGCTAACTTTGGTCATAAAGCTGAATCTCAGTGTTCCTTCCTTAACCAGCTCCCTGATCTGGCCTGCAGCGTTGCACCACCCCCCTTGTTCCCCAAGCTGCGAAATGTCGTCGCCTTCCGTAGCTACTGTAGCTCCATTAACCGCTCCAACGTGTCGGGAGTGTCCCGGCTTAGCATCGGGTCTATCGAGGCCATGGAGCTCTCCGCAACAGCTGCTAATCACTCTGCATCTGGCACAATGACACCAGTGCAGAAGAGacccagctccagcagctctctCTATCAG ACCCCTCAGCCCATGTCGACCTCTCACACCCCTTTCAGGACTCCAAAGAGTGTCAGAAGGGGGGCGCTGCCTGTTGAGGGTGCACCCATTTTAGGAACTCCTGACTATTTGGCTCCAGAGCTTCTGTTGGGAAAACCACATG ATGTCATGGTGGATTGGTGGGCGTTAGGTGTGTGTCTTTTCGAGTTCCTCACAGGTGTGCCGCCGTTCAACGACGAGACGCCTCAGCTGGTCTTCCAGAATATTCTCAACAGAG ATATCCCCtggcctgaggaggaggaggaactgtcTGTAAACTCAAGAAATGCGATTGAAATCCTCCTGACGATGGACATGACAAAACGAGCTGGTCTAAAGG AGCTCAAGTGTCACCCGCTGTTTGAGGGCCTGGACTGGGACAACCTGCAGAACCAGCCGATGCCTTTCATACCTCAGCCGGAGGATGAAACCGACACCTCGTACTTTGAGGCAAGAAACAACGCTCAGCACATCGCCGTGTCTGGCTTCAGCCTATAG